From the genome of Dickeya aquatica, one region includes:
- a CDS encoding methyl-accepting chemotaxis protein translates to MNTVLGAYNNFRVGVKLAIGFGLILLMAAIIMLSGINGFRNIEAYSKKSIISNNVNNYLEEARRERLRFQYTHDYAAINKNGELINKITRELDTAQTLKWDADTRVVLDKIIQTLKEYAATRENLIAASQKRDDAAKKLDNDTITVAIDNLHQQFERATLPADLRLDYLALHERFSTIRNLAHELTLTQSDKTEARLRKMLTDTGTLINQLLPRFANEQQDGLNRVWQQFVTYNGDVTLYTAAYQAEIDAAQRMTSIANTLNQAVDQLYQAQLVKVSNIITQSQYSQLFIGIAIIVAGILMAWRITLQLTRPLHQSLSMAEKIANGDLSASLSVSRKDELGQLMNAMNDMSLKLREMIGSIREGVNSVASAASEIAAGNTDLSSRTEQQSAAVVETAASMEQLTSTVKQNADNAHHASQLAADASTNASKGGAIVTDVVKTMSDIAGSSKRISEITSVINGIAFQTNILALNAAVEAARAGEQGRGFAVVAGEVRNLAQRSAQAAKEIETLIGESVSRVNTGSRLVESAGKTMDDIIRSISHVHDIMDEIASASDEQSRGINQISTAVAEMDATTQQNAALVEESSAAANSLEEQSVALAQAVSVFRLGNEGATAPHNRVAATAARKPLMLATESGSKHDWESF, encoded by the coding sequence ATGAATACTGTTCTTGGTGCTTATAACAATTTTCGTGTTGGCGTAAAGCTTGCCATTGGCTTCGGATTGATATTGCTGATGGCGGCAATAATTATGTTGTCAGGGATAAATGGTTTTCGCAATATTGAGGCTTACTCAAAAAAATCGATCATCAGCAATAATGTCAATAACTATCTGGAGGAAGCGCGCCGGGAACGCCTGCGCTTTCAATACACCCATGATTACGCCGCTATCAACAAAAATGGTGAGTTGATCAATAAAATAACGCGCGAGCTGGATACCGCGCAAACGCTAAAATGGGATGCCGACACCCGCGTGGTGCTGGATAAAATCATTCAAACCCTCAAAGAATACGCAGCCACACGAGAAAACCTGATTGCAGCCAGCCAAAAACGCGATGACGCCGCGAAAAAGCTGGATAACGACACCATCACCGTAGCCATTGATAACCTGCACCAGCAGTTTGAGCGTGCTACGTTACCCGCTGACCTGCGCCTGGACTATTTAGCACTGCATGAGCGTTTTAGCACTATCCGCAATCTGGCACATGAATTAACGCTGACCCAGTCAGACAAAACCGAAGCCCGCCTGCGCAAAATGCTTACCGACACCGGCACGCTCATCAACCAGTTGCTGCCACGTTTTGCAAATGAGCAGCAAGATGGGTTAAACCGCGTCTGGCAGCAGTTTGTCACCTACAATGGCGATGTCACTCTCTACACTGCCGCTTATCAGGCCGAAATTGATGCCGCGCAGCGGATGACCAGCATTGCCAACACCCTTAATCAGGCGGTTGACCAGCTCTATCAGGCGCAATTGGTTAAAGTGTCCAATATCATCACACAGTCGCAGTACAGCCAACTGTTTATCGGTATAGCGATTATCGTCGCCGGTATCCTGATGGCCTGGCGGATAACGTTACAGCTTACCCGCCCGCTGCACCAAAGCCTGTCGATGGCCGAGAAAATCGCCAATGGCGACCTCTCCGCCTCTCTCAGCGTGTCGCGTAAAGACGAACTCGGTCAGCTGATGAACGCCATGAATGACATGAGCCTGAAGCTGCGCGAGATGATTGGCTCCATCCGCGAAGGCGTCAACAGCGTCGCCTCCGCCGCCTCCGAAATTGCCGCCGGCAATACCGACCTCTCCTCTCGCACCGAGCAGCAGTCTGCCGCCGTGGTCGAAACCGCCGCCAGCATGGAGCAGCTCACCTCCACCGTTAAACAGAACGCCGATAACGCCCACCACGCCTCGCAACTGGCAGCCGACGCCTCGACCAACGCCAGTAAAGGCGGTGCCATCGTCACCGACGTGGTAAAAACCATGAGCGATATCGCTGGCAGCTCCAAACGTATTTCCGAAATCACCTCCGTCATCAACGGCATCGCCTTTCAGACCAACATTCTTGCCCTGAACGCCGCCGTGGAAGCCGCCAGAGCCGGTGAGCAGGGCCGCGGTTTTGCCGTCGTCGCCGGTGAAGTGCGCAATCTTGCCCAGCGCAGCGCGCAGGCCGCCAAAGAGATTGAAACCCTGATTGGCGAATCGGTTTCCCGCGTCAACACCGGCTCCCGGCTGGTCGAAAGCGCCGGCAAAACCATGGATGACATCATTCGCTCCATCTCTCACGTTCACGACATCATGGATGAAATCGCCTCCGCTTCCGATGAGCAGAGCCGCGGCATCAACCAGATTTCCACCGCCGTCGCCGAGATGGATGCCACCACCCAGCAGAATGCCGCGCTGGTGGAAGAGTCCTCTGCGGCCGCCAACTCCCTTGAGGAGCAATCCGTCGCGCTGGCGCAGGCCGTCTCGGTGTTCCGGCTTGGCAATGAAGGGGCAACCGCGCCGCATAACCGCGTGGCTGCCACTGCGGCCCGCAAACCGCTGATGCTGGCGACCGAGTCCGGCAGCAAGCATGACTGGGAATCTTTCTGA
- a CDS encoding transporter substrate-binding domain-containing protein, with protein MHLSFRSFFGTWFAALALAGTAWLAQADTPTSTWQQIKQRGELRIGVAQGEPWYFKNPATGEWDGIGYQVGKVLAKDLGVRLVAVETTWGNAVAALQTGQIDTMLVLDPTDERKKAVDFPEQPFFWYAQGVLVRDGISVTNWEDLNRPDIKIGVTLGSSPDLLLTKTLPNAQLVRFPNMDEGVAAFYAGRVDALSYFHPALALQQAKVGKGNLILPKPIVAVSTSGAIRKENDPALRQFLSDEFGKLYQSGQIQQFYEQALKARGVDISKVPPVIREAWK; from the coding sequence ATGCATTTATCGTTTCGTTCATTTTTTGGCACCTGGTTCGCCGCACTGGCGTTGGCAGGCACGGCCTGGCTGGCACAGGCTGACACACCCACATCCACCTGGCAGCAAATCAAGCAACGCGGGGAGTTACGCATCGGCGTAGCACAGGGCGAACCCTGGTACTTCAAGAACCCGGCGACCGGCGAATGGGATGGTATCGGCTATCAGGTTGGCAAGGTGCTGGCGAAAGATCTTGGCGTCAGGCTGGTGGCGGTGGAAACCACCTGGGGCAACGCGGTCGCCGCGCTGCAAACCGGCCAGATAGACACCATGCTGGTGCTTGACCCCACCGACGAGCGCAAAAAAGCGGTCGATTTCCCTGAACAACCGTTCTTCTGGTATGCCCAGGGCGTACTGGTGCGTGATGGCATCAGCGTCACCAACTGGGAAGACCTCAACCGGCCGGATATCAAAATCGGCGTCACGCTAGGCTCCAGCCCGGATTTACTGTTGACGAAAACGCTGCCCAACGCGCAACTGGTGCGTTTCCCCAATATGGATGAGGGCGTAGCGGCGTTTTATGCCGGAAGAGTGGATGCATTATCTTATTTCCACCCGGCGCTGGCGCTGCAACAGGCCAAAGTCGGCAAGGGCAACCTGATCCTGCCGAAACCCATCGTGGCGGTCAGTACCAGCGGCGCAATCCGCAAAGAAAATGACCCGGCCTTGCGTCAATTTCTCAGCGACGAATTCGGTAAGCTCTATCAATCCGGCCAGATTCAGCAATTCTACGAACAGGCGCTGAAAGCGCGTGGCGTCGATATCAGTAAAGTGCCGCCGGTTATCCGCGAAGCGTGGAAATAA